The sequence TGGTCCGGCCGGAGCCGGTCGCCGCCGCGGCCGGTCGCGGCCGGGGCCGACTGGCTTGCGGCGTGCGCCGACGGTCCGCGTAGAGTCGACCGGGCACACCTCACCCACACCGGACGCGCGCTGTCTTCGCCGTGCCGGTCCGGGCGGCCGGGGCCGTCGGCCTTGCCGGTGGGCTGGGGTGCCGGTCGAGCGCGTCGGAACAGGGCGGGAACAGGGAGCGAGATGGTGAGGGGCAGGCAGGAGGCGAGGCGTCCGCACGGGGAGCTGGTCGCGGACGTCCTGGCGGTGCTGTGGGCGTCGGCCGAGCCGATGACCGCCCAGGAGGTGAAGGGCGCGCTGCGGCAGGACCTCGCCCGGACGACCGTGGCGACGATCCTCGCCCGTCTGCACGAGAAGGGCACGCTCGACCGGACGCGCCCGGGGCGTTCCTTCGCCTACGCGCCGGTGGCGGACGCCGCCGGTCTGGCCGCGGGGCGGATGCGCCGGGAGCTTGAGAAGGAACCGCAGCGGGATCTCGTCCTGAAGCGGTTCGTGTCCTCCCTGTCCGCGGACGACGAGGACGTGCTGCGAAGCCTGCTGCTCGCCGCCGAGGGCGAACAGGACCCGGTGGCGGAGGACTTGGCTGGGGACGCGGCTGAGGAATCGGCTGCGGCGGAGGACGCCGCGGCGGAGGACGCGGAGCGGGCGGACGAGGGATGACGCCGGTCCTGGTGGTCGTCGCCCTGGCCGTTCTGCTGCCCTGGGCCGCCGTGCCCGCGGCGTCCCGGCTCGCACGGCTGCTCGCGCCGCGCGAAGCCGCCCTGGCCCTCGCCGGCGCGGCGGCCCTGCTGGCGGGCGGCACCGTCGCGGTGCTGGTCGCCCTCCTCCACGTGCCGTTCCTGGCGGGCCTCGAACAGCTGCCGCTCACCGGGGTGACCAGGCACTGGCCGGCGGTGCTTCCCGTCGCGGGCGTCGCCGGGGCAGTGCTCGTCGTACAGGCCGTCCGGCTGGTACGGGCCGTGCGCCGCCACCGCGCCGTGCTGTCGCGGGCGTGGCGGCTGACCGCCGGGGCGACGGCGGAGGGCGATGTGCTCGTCGTACCGGGAGCGGAGGCGGAGGCCTTCGCCTTGCCGGGCCACCGGGGGCGGGCCGGTCGCGTGGTCGTGACGGAGGGCATGCTCGAATCTCTGGCGGCGCCGGAGCGCGCGGTCCTGCTCGCGCACGAGCGGGCCCACCTCCGCGGGCGCCACCACCTGTTCTCGGTGGCCGCCGACCTCGCCGCCGCCGTCCACCCGGCCCTCGCACGGCTGCGCACCGGCCTGGAGTTCCACCTCGAGCGGTGGGCCGACGAGGCGGCCGCCCGCTCGGTGTCCGACCGGAGGCTCGCCGCGACCGCGATCGCCCGCGCCGCCCTGGTCGGCGCGGCCGGACCCGGCGCGCCCGCCGTCCGGCCGCTGTCCGTGAGCACGGGGCCGGTGCCCCTGCGGGTCCGGGCCCTGCTGGAACCGGCGCCGGCCGGACCGGAGGGGCGGCGCCCGCGGCTCGCCGCCGCCGGGCTCGTCACCGCTGTGGTGACCGCGACCGGGCTGGCGCTGGGCCTGGCGTACGGCCTGCACGAGTACGTCGAATACGCGGCGGAGGCGCTCGTCGGCCGGTGACCGATGTGACGACATCGATGTAGACCAATGCTCGGAAGCGCGGATATGGTGAGCCTCGGCTCACCGTCCCGGCAGCGGGACGTCGCACGCTCTCGACGATGGGGAACGGTTTGTACGACGGACGGAAGGGATCCTCGAGTCCGTTCGAGCAGACCGTCTACCTCCTCTCGGAGGCCGGCCGTGCCGTCGACCGCCTGCTCGCGGAGCGGCTGGAGCACCGCGGACTGACCCCGGCCCACCAGTCGCTGCTGTCGACCCTGGCCACTCTGGGGCCGCACGGCCGACGCGATCTCGTGGAACGGCTCGCCATGTCGGGAGCGGAC comes from Streptomyces sp. TLI_053 and encodes:
- a CDS encoding BlaI/MecI/CopY family transcriptional regulator; the encoded protein is MVRGRQEARRPHGELVADVLAVLWASAEPMTAQEVKGALRQDLARTTVATILARLHEKGTLDRTRPGRSFAYAPVADAAGLAAGRMRRELEKEPQRDLVLKRFVSSLSADDEDVLRSLLLAAEGEQDPVAEDLAGDAAEESAAAEDAAAEDAERADEG
- a CDS encoding M56 family metallopeptidase, which gives rise to MTPVLVVVALAVLLPWAAVPAASRLARLLAPREAALALAGAAALLAGGTVAVLVALLHVPFLAGLEQLPLTGVTRHWPAVLPVAGVAGAVLVVQAVRLVRAVRRHRAVLSRAWRLTAGATAEGDVLVVPGAEAEAFALPGHRGRAGRVVVTEGMLESLAAPERAVLLAHERAHLRGRHHLFSVAADLAAAVHPALARLRTGLEFHLERWADEAAARSVSDRRLAATAIARAALVGAAGPGAPAVRPLSVSTGPVPLRVRALLEPAPAGPEGRRPRLAAAGLVTAVVTATGLALGLAYGLHEYVEYAAEALVGR